From a region of the Alnus glutinosa chromosome 1, dhAlnGlut1.1, whole genome shotgun sequence genome:
- the LOC133873904 gene encoding probable inorganic phosphate transporter 1-3, with translation MAGNQLGVLNALDVAKTQLYHFTAIVIAGMGFFTDAYDLFCISLVSKLLGRIYYTKPGAVKPGTLPPNVADAVNGVALCGTLAGQLFFGWLGDKLGRKKVYGITLILMVVCSIGSGLSFGHSPNSVMATLCFFRFWLGFGIGGDYPLSATIMSEYANKKTRGAFIAAVFAMQGFGILGGGIVALIVSSAFRNKYSPPAYEVDAAASLPPQADYVWRLILMFGALPAALTYYWRMKMPETARYTALVAKNAKQAAADMSKVLHVTLEAEEEKLERINTQEHSFGLFSKRFAKRHGLHLVGTTTTWFLLDIAFYSQNLFQKDIFTAIGWIPKSQTMSSLEEVFKIAKAQTLIALCSTVPGYWFTVAFIDYLGRFTIQLMGFFFMTVFMFALAIPYHHWTLTPNRISFVVIYSLTFFFANFGPNATTFVVPAEIFPARLRSTCHGISAAAGKAGAIVGAFGFLYAAQSQDPKQVDAGYPTGIGVKNSLLVLGGINFLGMVFTFLVPESKGRSLEELTGEEEDETAGQATEAGGSRTVPV, from the coding sequence ATGGCTGGAAACCAATTGGGAGTGCTTAACGCTCTTGATGTGGCCAAGACTCAATTGTACCACTTCACGGCAATTGTCATTGCCGGAATGGGATTCTTCACTGATGCATACGATCTGTTCTGTATCTCCCTTGTGTCCAAGTTACTCGGCCGAATTTACTACACAAAACCAGGTGCAGTGAAGCCCGGCACATTGCCTCCTAACGTGGCTGACGCTGTTAACGGCGTGGCGCTTTGTGGCACTTTGGCTGGCCAGCTCTTCTTCGGCTGGCTTGGTGACAAATTGGGTCGCAAGAAGGTGTACGGTATAACCCTTATTCTCATGGTGGTCTGCTCCATTGGCTCAGGGCTCTCGTTTGGACACTCGCCAAACAGTGTCATGGCCACGCTCTGTTTCTTCCGGTTCTGGCTCGGCTTTGGCATTGGCGGAGACTATCCCCTTTCCGCTACAATTATGTCTGAATACGCGAACAAAAAGACTCGTGGGGCGTTTATCGCCGCTGTTTTTGCCATGCAAGGTTTTGGAATTTTGGGTGGTGGGATTGTTGCTTTAATTGTGTCGAGCGCATTCAGGAACAAATACAGCCCTCCCGCATACGAGGTTGATGCAGCAGCCTCGCTACCACCGCAAGCTGACTACGTGTGGCGCCTGATTCTCATGTTCGGAGCTCTCCCGGCCGCCCTCACATACTACTGGCGTATGAAAATGCCCGAGACTGCGCGTTACACTGCCCTGGTGGCGAAGAACGCAAAACAGGCGGCGGCAGACATGTCTAAGGTGCTACACGTGACTCTTGAAGCTGAGGAGGAGAAACTCGAAAGGATTAATACTCAAGAGCACTCATTTGGGTTATTCTCCAAAAGATTTGCGAAACGCCACGGGCTTCACTTGGTCGGAACCACTACCACTTGGTTCTTGCTGGACATTGCCTTCTACAGCCAAAATCTGTTCCAGAAGGATATCTTCACCGCGATTGGGTGGATTCCAAAGTCACAGACAATGAGCTCACTCGAAGAGGTTTTCAAGATTGCAAAGGCGCAAACACTTATAGCATTGTGCAGTACCGTGCCCGGGTATTGGTTTACGGTGGCTTTCATTGACTATCTGGGTCGGTTTACAATTCAATTGAtgggtttcttcttcatgacTGTGTTCATGTTTGCGCTTGCTATCCCGTACCATCACTGGACTCTGACGCCCAACAGAATTAGCTTCGTCGTAATATACTCCTTGACCTTTTTCTTCGCCAACTTTGGACCCAATGCCACCACATTTGTTGTGCCGGCGGAGATTTTCCCTGCGAGGCTAAGGTCTACGTGTCATGGAATATCAGCCGCTGCGGGGAAGGCAGGAGCTATAGTTGGGGCGTTTGGATTCTTGTATGCTGCCCAAAGCCAAGACCCGAAACAAGTAGATGCCGGGTACCCGACTGGCATCGGGGTCAAGAATTCCCTTCTTGTGCTTGGAGGAATTAACTTCTTGGGAATGGTGTTTACCTTCTTGGTCCCGGAATCGAAGGGAAGATCGTTGGAGGAATTGACGGGAGAGGAGGAGGATGAAACTGCGGGGCAGGCCACCGAGGCCGGTGGTAGTAGGACTGTTCCAGTGTGA